GAAACGCTTCTTTCAGCGTCGGTGCGGTGATTTGTTCGTTCCCGTTTTCGTCTTTCACCGAAAACGTTTCGCCGGTTTCGCTCTCCAGCGTCAAAAACGGCGCCACACCGATGAACGAATAGCGCGCCCACGGCGATTCGTCATCCTTGCTTTCAAGCAAAAACACGGCTTCCTCGCGCAAATTGGCAAACACGCCGAGCGGCTCAATGACATCGGCTACAAATTTGCGCACAATCGGGATGGTTCGAAATTCGTTCGCTTCCGCCAAAAAAGCGGCCAGCCCATCAGCAGACATCACTTCTCCTCCCTTCATGATCAGCGGGCGGAGAATGAGGGTTTATGAGGCGAAAAAAGAGAGGGAAAATAAAACGCCCAAAGACGACCGTCTTTGGGCAGATGTCGGCGAATGAAAAAACGCTCACCTCAGCTAAACTCGCTCATTCTCATCTACCCTACGCTCGCTCTCTGCTCTCGCTCCACTTCTAACGCCCCCGATGTCTCAGGGGGCAAAGAGGTTATTTTAACTATATTACATTTCTGTTTTTTTTGTCAACGACAAATCCGGGCGCAGCACGACCGCCCCTTTTAAATACACGTGGCAGATCTCTTCTTGCTGTTTCTCAGTCGCCACCGTCATCATGACGCGAATGCAGCGCGGCAATGAACCGGGCACCGGAATTTCCCTCGTGCACATGACCGGCACATATGTCCAGCCGTCCAAACGGCGCAGCGCCTGCGCCGGAAACGCGGCGGTGATGTCGTCGGTGACGGAAATGAGCACAAACGACACATCAGAAGCGGCGACATCGTTTGCGCGGATCATTTCACGAAGCAACGTTTCAGTTGCCGCCACGATTTCCTCGGCGTCATTTCGATCCACTGTAATCGCTCCGCGAATGCCGCGAATCATTCTTTTCCCCCCTGTCTGGCAAACTCGTCCAGCCACGTGAGCAGGTTGTCGTCTTCGA
Above is a window of Geobacillus thermoleovorans DNA encoding:
- the aroH gene encoding chorismate mutase translates to MIRGIRGAITVDRNDAEEIVAATETLLREMIRANDVAASDVSFVLISVTDDITAAFPAQALRRLDGWTYVPVMCTREIPVPGSLPRCIRVMMTVATEKQQEEICHVYLKGAVVLRPDLSLTKKTEM